A stretch of the Medicago truncatula cultivar Jemalong A17 chromosome 5, MtrunA17r5.0-ANR, whole genome shotgun sequence genome encodes the following:
- the LOC120580732 gene encoding probable metal-nicotianamine transporter YSL7 isoform X2, whose translation MSPTIAKQIPEAGTANDVKSLGLGWMIAFLFVVSFLGLFSVVPLRKIMIVDFKLTYPSGTATAHLINSFHTSEGAKLAKKQVKALGKFFSFSFLWGFFQWFFAAGDSCGFTNFPTFGLEAYQRKFYFDFSATYVGVGMICPYIINISLLIGGVLSWGVMWPLIGAKKGDWFPADLKESSLHGLQGYRVFIGIAMILGDGLYHFVKVLGTTLIGLYKQLKKKDKGAQSEDPNAPLPPTLSFDDKRRTEMFLKDQIPSWFAIAGYVIIAIISIITIPHIFHQLKWYHIICIYIIAPALAFCNAYGCGLTDWSLASTYGKLAIFIIGAWAGPANGGILASLAACGVMMNIVSTASDLMQDFKTGYMTLASPKSMFVSQVIGTAIGCVVSPCVFWLFYHAFGTLGQPGSAYPAPYALVYRNIAILGVDGFSALPKNCLVLCIIFFIAAIIINFVHDLVGKKYAKYIPVPMAMAIPFYIGSYFAIDMCVGSLILFIWQKLDRAKADAFASAVASGLICGDGIWSLPSSFLALAGVQPPICMKFLSRAANAKVDGFLES comes from the exons ATGAGTCCAACTATTGCAAAACAAATTCCAGAAGCTGGCACTGCCAATGATGTTAAGAGTCTTGGTTTAGGATGGATGATTGCATTTCTATTTGTTGTCAGCTTTCTTGGTCTCTTTTCAGTGGTTCCACTCCGAAAG ATTATGATTGTTGACTTCAAATTGACATATCCAAGTGGTACCGCAACAGCTCATCTTATCAACAGTTTCCATACATCAGAAGGTGCCAAACTAGCAAAGAAGCAAGTAAAAGCACTGGGAAAGTTCTTCTCCTTCAGCTTCTTGTGGGGTTTCTTCCAATGGTTTTTCGCTGCTGGTGATTCTTGTGGATTTACAAACTTTCCCACATTTGGTCTAGAAGCCTATCAAAGGAA GTTCTACTTTGATTTTTCTGCTACCTATGTGGGGGTTGGGATGATATGTCCATATATAATCAATATTTCGCTGTTGATTGGTGGAGTTCTTTCTTGGGGTGTCATGTGGCCTCTTATTGGTGCTAAAAAAGGAGACTGGTTCCCTGCTGATCTCAAAGAAAGCAGCTTACATGGTCTTCAAGGTTACAGA GTTTTCATAGGCATAGCAATGATTCTTGGTGATGGTCTATACCACTTTGTGAAAGTTCTTGGCACAACTCTTATaggtttgtataaacaattgaagaaaaaagacaAAGGAGCACAGTCTGAGGATCCAAATGCTCCTCTCCCACCTACACTTTCATTCGATGACAAGCGCAGAACGGAGATGTTCCTCAAAGATCAAATCCCCTCATGGTTTGCTATCGCAGGCTATGTCATAATTGCAATAATCTCAATCATTACCATTCCCCACATTTTCCACCAGCTAAAGTGGTATCACATCATTTGCATTTACATCATTGCACCCGCACTAGCCTTTTGCAATGCCTATGGTTGTGGGCTAACAGATTGGTCCCTTGCATCGACCTATGGAAAATTAGCCATCTTCATTATCGGTGCTTGGGCGGGTCCAGCCAACGGCGGTATCCTAGCCAGTTTAGCAGCATGTGGTGTCATGATGAACATTGTTTCAACAGCTTCTGATCTGATGCAAGACTTCAAAACAGGTTACATGACACTGGCTTCGCCGAAATCCATGTTTGTGAGCCAAGTTATTGGAACTGCTATCGGCTGTGTTGTATCGCCTTGTGTTTTCTGGCTATTCTACCATGCTTTTGGTACTCTTGGTCAACCTGGTTCAGCATACCCTGCACCTTATGCACTCGTTTATCGAAACATTGCAATACTTGGTGTGGATGGATTCTCAGCTCTGCCGAAAAACTGCCTCGTACTTTGCATCATATTTTTCATCGCTGcgataattattaattttgttcaCGACTTGGTTGGAAAGAAATACGCCAAGTATATTCCTGTTCCTATGGCTATGGCGATACCATTTTACATTGGAAGCTACTTTGCTATTGATATGTGTGTTGGAAGCTTGATATTGTTTATTTGGCAGAAGCTTGATAGGGCCAAGGCTGATGCATTTGCATCAGCTGTTGCTTCTGGTCTGATTTGCGGAGATGGAATTTGGTCACTTCCTAGCTCTTTTCTTGCTCTTGCTGGAGTGCAGCCACCTATTTGTATGAAATTCTTGTCTAGAGCAGCAAATGCTAAGGTTGATGGCTTCTTAGAATCTTAA
- the LOC11431956 gene encoding AT-hook motif nuclear-localized protein 16, with protein MFGEMEHKQEQDNGNQNNNMSGNGIDVTLMSPKIPKSVSPVSSAAEGETLKRPRGRPAGSKNKPKPPIIVTRDSANALKAHAMEVSSGCDVNESLLNFARRKQRGLCILNGTGCVTNVTLRQPASSGAIVTLHGRFEILSLLGSILPPPAPPGITGLTIYLAGAQGQVVGGAVVGALIASGPVVIMAASFMHATFDRLPLEDDELAAAMQNQHYQNGRAAQHHLDISDLYAMPQNLLMNGAMPPEIYSWAPGRNLSKT; from the coding sequence ATGTTTGGTGAAATGGAACACAAGCAAGAACAAGACAATGgtaaccaaaataataatatgtctGGTAATGGTATTGATGTTACCCTAATGTCTCCTAAAATTCCAAAATCAGTTTCACCAGTTTCTTCTGCAGCTGAGGGGGAAACCTTAAAGCGGCCTCGTGGTCGGCCAGCTGGATCAAAAAACAAGCCTAAGCCACCTATTATTGTCACCAGAGATAGTGCTAATGCACTGAAAGCTCATGCTATGGAAGTAAGCTCCGGGTGTGATGTGAATGAGAGTTTGTTGAACTTTGCAAGGAGAAAGCAGCGTGGTCTTTGTATACTTAATGGCACCGGTTGTGTCACGAATGTAACGCTGCGCCAACCAGCTTCTTCTGGTGCCATTGTGACCCTTCATGGTCGATTCGAGATTCTCTCATTGTTGGGCTCAATTCTTCCGCCACCTGCACCACCAGGAATCACTGGTCTTACAATTTATTTAGCGGGTGCTCAAGGACAAGTTGTTGGAGGTGCTGTAGTTGGTGCTTTGATTGCTTCAGGACCTGTTGTGATCATGGCTGCATCATTCATGCATGCTACTTTCGATCGTCTGCCACTGGAAGACGATGAACTTGCTGCTGCAATGCAGAATCAGCATTACCAAAATGGACGCGCGGCACAACATCATCTCGATATCTCTGACTTATATGCAATGCCGCAAAACCTCCTCATGAATGGTGCAATGCCACCTGAGATATACTCTTGGGCACCGGGTCGAAACTTGTCAAAAACCTGA
- the LOC11425849 gene encoding pentatricopeptide repeat-containing protein At2g42920, chloroplastic — protein sequence MLTLSCSALSQSPPPQQPPSISKFISNHPCLTMLQNHCTTINHFHQIYPHIIKTGLTLNPIASTRALTFCASPSGNINYAYKLFVRMPNPNLYSWNTIIRAFSRSSTPQFAISLFVDMLYSQIQPQYLTYPSVFKAYAQLGHAHYGAQLHGRVVKLGLQNDQFICNTIIYMYANGGLMSEARRVFDGKKLELYDHDVVAINSMIMGYAKCGEIDESRNLFDDMITRTSVSWNSMISGYVRNGKLMEALELFNKMQVEGFEVSEFTMVSLLNACAHLGALQHGKWVHDYIKRNHFELNVIVVTAIIDMYCKCGSVENAVEVFETCPRRGLSCWNSIIIGLAMNGHEREAFEFFSKLESSKLLKPDSVSFIGVLTACKHLGAINKARDYFELMMNKYEIEPSIKHYTCIVDVLGQAGLLEEAEELIKGMPLKPDAIIWGSLLSSCRKHRNVQIARRAAQRVYELNPSDASGYVLMSNVHAASNKFEEAIEQRLLMKENLTEKEPGCSSIELYGEVHEFIAGGRLHPKTQEIYHLLNDSSFAFQD from the coding sequence ATGTTAACTCTTTCTTGTTCTGCACTTTCtcaatcaccaccaccacaacaaCCACCTTCCATATCCAAATTCATCTCCAACCACCCATGTCTCACCATGCTCCAAAACCACTGCACCACCATCAACCACTTCCACCAAATCTACCCTCACATCATCAAAACTGGCCTTACCCTCAACCCAATTGCTTCCACACGTGCACTCACCTTCTGTGCCTCACCATCTGGCAACATCAACTATGCCTACAAACTGTTTGTCAGAATGCCAAACCCAAATCTTTATTCTTGGAACACAATTATCAGAGCTTTTTCTAGATCCTCAACACCACAATTTGCTATATCACTTTTTGTTGATATGTTGTATTCGCAAATTCAACCTCAATATTTGACTTACCCTTCTGTTTTCAAAGCCTATGCTCAACTGGGTCATGCCCATTATGGAGCTCAGCTTCATGGTAGGGTTGTGAAATTAGGTCTTCAAAATGATCAATTTATTTGTAATACTATTATTTATATGTATGCTAATGGTGGATTAATGAGTGAAGCTAGAAGagtttttgatggaaaaaaattGGAACTTTATGATCATGATGTTGTAGCTATTAATTCAATGATTATGGGTTATGCTAAATGTGGTGAGATTGATGAATCTAGGAATttgtttgatgatatgattacaAGAACTTCAGTTAGTTGGAATTCTATGATTAGTGGATATGTTAGGAATGGGAAATTAATGGAGGCGTTAGAGCTTTTCAATAAGATGCAAGTTGAAGGGTTTGAAGTAAGTGAGTTTACAATGGTGAGTTTGTTAAATGCTTGTGCTCATTTAGGAGCACTTCAACATGGGAAATGGGTTCATGATTATATAAAAAGGAATCATTTTGAGTTGAATGTTATTGTTGTTACAGCAATAATTGACATGTATTGTAAGTGTGGGTCTGTTGAAAATGCTGTTGAAGTTTTTGAGACATGCCCTAGAAGAGGATTGTCATGTTGGAACTCTATTATAATTGGGCTAGCCATGAATGGTCATGAAAGAGAAGCTTTTGAGTTCTTCTCTAAGCTTGAATCTTCGAAATTGTTAAAGCCAGATTCTGTAAGTTTTATTGGTGTTTTAACTGCTTGTAAACATTTAGGAGCAATTAATAAAGCAAGGGACTAttttgaattgatgatgaataaGTATGAAATTGAACCATCAATAAAACACTATACTTGTATTGTTGATGTACTGGGTCAAGCTGGACTCCTAGAAGAAGCAGAAGAACTCATAAAGGGCATGCCTTTAAAGCCAGATGCCATTATATGGGGATCTTTGCTTTCATCTTGTAGGAAGCATAGGAATGTACAGATTGCGAGACGAGCTGCGCAAAGGGTTTATGAGTTAAATCCAAGTGATGCTAGTGGTTACGTACTTATGTCTAATGTTCATGCCGCGTCCAACAAATTTGAAGAGGCAATAGAGCAAAGGCTTTTAATGAAGGAAAACTTGACAGAAAAAGAACCGGGTTGTAGTTCAATTGAATTATATGGAGAGGTTCATGAGTTTATAGCTGGGGGAAGGCTGCATCCTAAAACTCAAGAGATCTACCATTTATTGAATGACTCCAGTTTTGCATTTCAAGATTGA